The following coding sequences are from one Pelagovum sp. HNIBRBA483 window:
- a CDS encoding 3-hydroxyacyl-CoA dehydrogenase NAD-binding domain-containing protein has product MTVIQKIAVIGSGTMGGGIAISALSGGLKTVLVDTSDASLEQAQARVHKYFDRQVSKERMSAQDRENALSCLQVSTVLSAASDADLVVEAVFEDLDIKKSVFSQLEQVVSRTCHLATNTSALRVSEIASALEYPDRFCGLHYFSPAEVNPVVEVVRSDMTQGSTVTATLSFLGTCRKIPIECKDQSGFALNRFFCPYTNEAARCIDDGLGTPAQIDDVAKQVLGVPVGPFFVMNIVKPRINLAAIRNLAHLGPFYEPARSMSAIGDADASWEISDAPATLGASARQVITDRLLGAIFFAVKQELAEEVATAGAIDLGACRAFGFAKGPVEMMRDLGADAVNTLISSVTANVSVSH; this is encoded by the coding sequence ATGACTGTGATCCAGAAAATCGCAGTCATCGGATCGGGAACAATGGGTGGCGGCATCGCGATCTCGGCGTTGAGCGGCGGACTAAAGACGGTTCTGGTCGACACATCCGATGCGTCATTGGAACAAGCACAGGCGCGTGTGCATAAGTACTTTGACCGTCAGGTTTCAAAGGAGAGGATGTCGGCGCAGGATCGCGAAAATGCGCTGTCGTGCCTACAAGTTTCGACTGTTCTCTCCGCAGCCAGCGACGCCGATCTGGTGGTCGAGGCGGTATTCGAGGATCTTGACATCAAGAAATCTGTGTTCTCACAGTTAGAGCAAGTTGTTTCCCGAACCTGCCATCTGGCCACCAACACCAGCGCACTTAGAGTCTCCGAGATCGCGAGCGCTCTGGAGTATCCTGATCGTTTTTGTGGGTTGCACTACTTTAGTCCTGCAGAGGTGAACCCTGTCGTGGAAGTTGTGCGCAGTGACATGACCCAAGGCAGCACTGTTACCGCGACATTGTCCTTTCTAGGCACCTGTCGGAAAATTCCAATCGAATGCAAAGATCAAAGCGGATTTGCCTTAAACCGGTTCTTTTGCCCATATACAAACGAGGCCGCACGCTGCATCGATGACGGCCTTGGAACGCCTGCCCAGATAGATGACGTTGCAAAACAAGTACTTGGCGTGCCGGTGGGGCCATTCTTTGTAATGAACATCGTCAAACCGCGCATCAACCTCGCTGCGATCCGCAATTTGGCGCATTTAGGTCCATTTTATGAGCCCGCCCGTAGCATGAGCGCAATTGGAGATGCTGATGCAAGCTGGGAGATTTCCGACGCTCCCGCGACGCTCGGCGCGAGTGCGCGCCAAGTCATCACGGACCGCCTACTCGGCGCGATCTTCTTTGCTGTGAAACAGGAACTTGCTGAGGAGGTCGCAACTGCCGGGGCAATCGATCTTGGCGCTTGTCGCGCGTTTGGATTTGCCAAAGGTCCGGTCGAAATGATGCGAGATTTGGGCGCAGACGCAGTGAACACGTTGATTTCATCCGTCACTGCGAACGTGAGCGTATCTCATTGA
- the ureC gene encoding urease subunit alpha: MPATIKRSDYAAMFGPTVGDKVRLADTDLIIEVERDLTAERVGLARMGKEAEGSLSYGEEVKFGGGKVIRDGMGQSQVTRANGAVDTVITNALIVDYTGIVKADVGLKDGRIVRLGKAGNPDTQPGVDIIVGPGTEVIAGEGRILTAGGFDSHIHFICPQQIEDALHSGLTTMLGGGTGPAHGTLATTCTPGPWHIGRMLQAADAFPMNLAFAGKGNASLPAAIEEQVNAGACALKLHEDWGTTPAAIDCCLSVADAMDVQVMIHTDTLNESGFLENTVAALKGRTIHAFHTEGAGGGHAPDIIRLCGEMNVLPSSTNPTRPFTVNTVEEHLDMLMACHHLDKSIPEDVAFAESRIRRETIAAEDILHDMGAFSIIASDSQAMGRVGEVLIRTWQTADKMKKQRGRLPEEQGDNDNFRVRRYIAKYTINPAIAHGIAQEIGSIEVGKRADLVLWKPAFFGVKPEMVLLGGTIACAQMGDPNASIPTPQPVYSRPMFGAFGRSVEQSAVCFVSEAAQANGIGDKLGLAKQTLAVKRTRDIGKSDLKLNTAAPKIEVHPETYEVRADGELLTCQPAETLPMAQRYFLF, encoded by the coding sequence ATGCCTGCTACGATCAAACGAAGCGACTATGCCGCCATGTTTGGCCCTACCGTCGGTGACAAGGTAAGGCTCGCCGATACCGACCTGATTATCGAGGTCGAGCGCGACCTGACAGCCGAAAGGGTCGGTCTGGCACGCATGGGCAAGGAGGCCGAAGGCAGCCTATCATACGGTGAAGAGGTGAAATTCGGTGGTGGCAAGGTGATCCGCGACGGGATGGGGCAATCCCAAGTGACCCGCGCAAACGGCGCGGTTGACACGGTAATCACCAACGCCCTGATCGTTGATTATACCGGCATCGTCAAAGCCGATGTGGGCCTCAAGGATGGCCGGATCGTCCGGCTTGGCAAAGCGGGCAATCCTGACACCCAACCTGGCGTCGATATCATCGTCGGTCCGGGGACAGAAGTGATCGCTGGCGAGGGTCGTATCCTCACCGCTGGCGGTTTTGACAGCCATATCCATTTCATCTGCCCCCAACAAATCGAAGACGCCCTCCATTCAGGTTTGACCACCATGTTGGGTGGCGGTACCGGCCCCGCCCACGGTACGCTCGCAACCACTTGCACGCCCGGACCATGGCATATCGGGCGAATGCTACAGGCAGCAGACGCCTTCCCGATGAACCTTGCCTTCGCTGGCAAAGGCAATGCCTCACTGCCGGCAGCCATTGAGGAACAGGTAAATGCCGGCGCGTGCGCCCTGAAACTCCACGAGGATTGGGGCACAACACCAGCCGCAATTGATTGCTGTTTATCGGTGGCCGATGCGATGGATGTGCAAGTCATGATCCATACGGATACGCTGAACGAGTCCGGCTTTCTGGAAAACACCGTCGCCGCTCTCAAAGGTCGCACGATCCATGCGTTCCATACCGAGGGCGCAGGCGGCGGTCATGCGCCCGATATCATCCGACTGTGTGGCGAAATGAACGTCCTGCCATCATCGACCAATCCAACACGGCCATTCACCGTGAACACGGTCGAAGAACATCTCGACATGCTGATGGCCTGCCACCACCTCGACAAATCGATCCCAGAGGATGTCGCCTTTGCCGAGAGTCGCATCCGGCGCGAAACCATTGCCGCCGAAGATATCCTGCACGACATGGGGGCGTTTTCTATCATTGCCTCCGACAGTCAGGCCATGGGCCGCGTCGGCGAAGTGCTGATCCGCACATGGCAGACCGCCGACAAAATGAAAAAGCAGCGCGGCCGCCTCCCCGAAGAGCAAGGCGACAACGACAACTTCCGTGTCCGCCGCTACATCGCGAAGTACACCATAAACCCAGCGATCGCGCATGGGATCGCCCAAGAGATCGGATCTATCGAGGTTGGCAAACGCGCCGATCTTGTTTTGTGGAAACCCGCGTTCTTTGGCGTAAAGCCCGAAATGGTGCTGCTGGGCGGCACAATCGCCTGTGCCCAAATGGGTGATCCGAACGCCTCGATACCGACCCCGCAACCAGTGTACAGCCGCCCGATGTTCGGGGCCTTTGGCCGTTCGGTTGAGCAGTCGGCCGTCTGCTTCGTCTCGGAGGCAGCCCAAGCGAATGGAATTGGGGATAAGCTTGGACTCGCCAAGCAAACACTCGCCGTCAAACGCACGCGGGACATCGGAAAGTCGGACCTCAAGCTAAATACGGCAGCGCCGAAGATTGAGGTCCACCCGGAAACTTATGAAGTCCGCGCCGATGGCGAACTGCTAACCTGCCAACCCGCAGAAACGCTCCCCATGGCGCAACGCTACTTCCTGTTCTGA
- a CDS encoding urease accessory protein UreE: protein MSQLPIAQTLHRNGHWHGDADTCTLTYDARFLRRKRLVTDTGLSFVIDLDKTTSLEHGDALELDEGTRVMIKAAPEALYVVTGENLARLAWHIGNRHTPCQIDDDRLLIQNDPVIAHMLRHLGATITEAELPFTPEGGAYGHGRTHAHEHGASAHAH, encoded by the coding sequence ATGAGCCAACTTCCAATCGCGCAAACCCTTCATCGCAATGGTCACTGGCACGGCGACGCCGATACCTGCACCTTGACCTACGATGCGCGGTTTCTGCGGCGCAAACGCCTCGTAACCGACACCGGCCTGAGCTTTGTCATCGATCTGGATAAAACAACATCACTCGAACACGGCGATGCATTAGAGCTCGATGAGGGCACCCGCGTGATGATCAAAGCCGCGCCTGAAGCGCTCTATGTCGTGACGGGTGAAAATCTGGCCCGCCTCGCTTGGCATATCGGAAACCGGCACACCCCGTGCCAGATCGACGATGACCGGCTTCTGATCCAGAACGATCCGGTGATTGCCCATATGCTCCGGCATTTGGGCGCCACGATCACCGAAGCTGAGCTGCCGTTCACCCCTGAAGGCGGCGCATACGGCCACGGGCGAACCCATGCCCATGAGCATGGGGCAAGTGCACATGCGCATTGA
- a CDS encoding urease accessory protein UreF, giving the protein MLTQWLSPSYPTGAFAWSHGLEAAIQARWVHDAASLENWLADLLQDGSGRSDAVFIALAEACGSNRELRIIDQKARAFAPSAERLRESARQGAAFTRVTRAVWNMDLPDLVLPVALGRAAHLQALPVADTAALYLQSFASNLISAAQRLMPLGQTDGQAVLAHLSPLCEAIASEAITAGEDAIYSNCFLSDIAAMQHETHQPRLFQS; this is encoded by the coding sequence ATGTTGACGCAATGGTTGTCGCCATCCTACCCCACCGGCGCCTTCGCGTGGTCCCACGGGCTGGAAGCAGCGATCCAGGCACGATGGGTGCATGATGCAGCGTCGCTTGAAAACTGGCTTGCCGACCTTTTGCAAGATGGTTCGGGGCGGTCTGACGCCGTCTTCATCGCCTTGGCCGAGGCCTGCGGCTCCAACCGCGAACTGCGCATCATCGACCAAAAAGCCCGCGCCTTTGCCCCTTCCGCCGAGCGCTTGCGTGAAAGCGCGCGTCAAGGGGCGGCCTTCACCCGCGTCACACGCGCTGTCTGGAATATGGATTTACCCGACCTTGTACTGCCCGTCGCGCTTGGTCGCGCGGCCCATTTGCAAGCCTTACCTGTGGCCGATACAGCAGCTCTGTATCTCCAAAGTTTCGCCTCGAACCTGATTTCAGCCGCACAGCGTTTGATGCCACTGGGTCAAACCGACGGACAAGCGGTTCTCGCCCATCTTTCACCGCTTTGTGAAGCTATCGCCTCGGAGGCTATCACCGCAGGAGAGGACGCGATCTACTCGAATTGTTTCTTGTCGGACATTGCAGCGATGCAGCACGAAACCCATCAACCAAGGCTTTTCCAGTCATGA
- the ureG gene encoding urease accessory protein UreG — protein MSKMNGPLRIGIGGPVGAGKTTLTARLAEKLQEHWSIGVITNDIYTQEDAEALMRMQILPSDRVIGVETGGCPHTAIREDASINLAAVAEMQSRHPELEVVLIESGGDNLSATFSPELADLTIYVIDVAAGEEIPRKGGPAITRSDILVINKTDLAPYVGASLDVMKHDATRMRKGRPFVMANLKHGNGAAEIINLICQISGLQTAPRTVA, from the coding sequence ATGAGCAAAATGAACGGTCCACTACGCATCGGCATCGGCGGTCCTGTTGGCGCAGGCAAAACGACCTTAACCGCACGATTGGCCGAAAAGCTCCAGGAGCACTGGTCCATCGGTGTCATCACCAATGACATATACACCCAAGAAGACGCCGAAGCCCTAATGCGCATGCAAATTCTACCCTCCGACCGCGTGATTGGCGTCGAGACAGGCGGATGCCCGCATACAGCAATCAGAGAGGATGCCAGCATCAACCTTGCAGCGGTGGCCGAGATGCAATCACGTCACCCCGAACTGGAGGTCGTTTTGATTGAGTCCGGCGGCGACAACCTCTCAGCCACCTTCAGCCCCGAACTCGCCGATCTGACCATCTATGTCATTGATGTGGCCGCGGGCGAGGAAATACCCCGCAAGGGCGGCCCCGCGATCACCCGCTCGGACATTCTCGTGATCAATAAGACCGACCTCGCGCCCTATGTTGGCGCGTCGCTTGACGTAATGAAACACGACGCCACCCGGATGCGAAAAGGGCGCCCATTCGTCATGGCCAACCTCAAGCATGGGAATGGCGCCGCGGAGATCATTAACTTGATCTGTCAGATCTCGGGGCTTCAAACCGCACCAAGAACGGTAGCATAG